TTTCATCAGGCAGTTCCAGTTGAAATGAAATGTTGGAGAcagtttttttcaattcatCGAAGACATCTTGCCATATGCTGTAACAGTAGTATATCTTCTGAGGTGGTATTGTAAACATTTCCTGAGCGTTCTCTAATAATCTTTTAATGTATGTAGTTTTTCCTGAACCCGTTGGACCTACACATATTGAAGTCATgggtgtttgaaatttcacCAAACTCATGATGATCACCTCTTGCTCGAATGATGATTGTTACCATGTGTCTCAtcattttaaacactttttcatATGCAGTGTGAATAGGTTTTACCAATCACATTGAAAACAAAGATGTCGTTTGCTTGATGATTATCACtgaaaaaatcgtgaatgttAGTTAGATCATACTCTCTACATAAGAGTGATAAGATGAAAATGCAATATTGACCGCATACTGATGAATTCTCACTCTGTAATcgtttttgatttatttccaGAGATATCGCATTGTGTTCAAAGAATTTTAAGAAGTGACGTGAATAATAATCGGGAGAGTGTGCGAAGCTGTCGAAAAATATCCCTCTTCGTTCCTCATTTATGAAAAAGGCGATCCAGTGTGCACCATTCTCAAAATGATTTTCAGTGTTACAAATAAATCCCATGGGTCGATTTCTCACTATCTTAGGTATCTGATCTGCTGCAAATATACCAACAATTTTATCCTTCATTAGTTCATCACAATTAATCATACACTCCAATTGCATAGTGTTCATTCTTGAATTATGATGTCTCGAGTTTgagttatttcaaaatatccaCTAAATTCACTATAAATGATTATAGTTGTTGGTTCAGTGAGGGGAGAATCAAATGTGCATTCCAAATTGACACGTTCATTCCttttcaatgttaaataatCTAAACCTTCAAAAATTGGTTCCAGTTGAAAGGCATACAAGGCATATCCTTCAGAAAAACTGTCTCTGTTTAATCCATTACCACAGTCTTGCAGAGTTTTCCCAGCAACCTCAAATAGATTGCGAAATGCAACAATGGATGATTCTCCACTTGACGAGTCAAATTTTACTCTGACAGGATTCCCGGAAACTGGCACTCCCTCAACTTTAAGATTTATTTCACTTAGGTGGCAATGTTTGAATGTCCACGGACATAGTGAGTAGTCACCTGCTATGTTTTGACTCCCCGTAAAGGCTATCAATACCTTATTGGGTCTATTATTCTGGAATATGTTGTTGAAGTTAAAACTTATTTGACCAGCTGGAAGTGAAATTGTGCGAACATCATTTTGCACAATGGGATATTTAGCGTTTACTGTCCTGAGTATAGAATCGTGGCCATATACAATGCCGGGGTGAACGTGGATCTTTGCTATTGATAGATACATATCTTCAATCTCAAGGTAATAATCAGCATCTTCATCAACCGACATTAGATAAAATTCTGGTCTCGATCTGTAGAATTTCACAGTAACTCCTACTTGATTTAATATGTAACGATTCATTGAAAACAGGGGATGGAAAATGTTTCCTTCAAGATCAACAGTTTTACCATTTTTTATGTATGCTGTTCTTCTGTAGAGCCCAAGATTTGATCCTGTGTTACAATCTGCATCATCCAATGTTCCTTGATGATCGTCTATCCATAATTGACTTGAGAGCTGCGATTCTTTAGCTTCTTTCCCATATTTCAATAAAGTTTGCATATAAGCTTTGTAAGGGTAAAATCCTGTTGAAGAtgtgacaattttattttgaattaaaacatcTATTTGATTAAATAATGCATGCAAAACATAGTTCACAGGCCCGCAATTAACGTCACTGCTATCTGCTATGGTTCCATCTCCTCTTTTAAGTCTTAGACGTACATGCATTGTTGATTTACTTAAGTCTAGATACTCTGTTCCACCAGATATGTGAAACTCTATTGGCGATGTCTTTGTAAAAGTTGCAGCTGGTCGAATATGTTCATATGTGATTCTTGTGACTGCAGTTTGATGACCTGGTAGATTGAATAAAGACAACTGACTTGGTTGCAGCTCATGAAATGTTTCAGGATTTATTTtagccattttgaattttactggAAAATATCCTTTTCAATTAGCTGAttctttaatctttttttcacACTCTGTACACTTCCTTTCttactgtttgttttatttttccttcctcctttctttgtctttttcgttttctTCTGCTCCCCTCTATGGCTTTTTCTATTACTGTTTTGTAACTTCCCACGTTTGCGTTTTATCTTTTTCACAGCTCGACTAATTTCCGACTTAGCATTTTCCACCTGCTGCTGTGCATGTGTTACAAGTTTAATGGGTGATTGCGCAAGTGGTTTACTTTGTGGTAATGTGATTGGTTCCATGAAGCTAGCTGCTGAATTAGTGAGGGAACCACCACTCTGGATAGTTCTTCTGTATGAATTATTAAGATATGAATTGTGATGTTTGTCATTCGCTAGATTTTCATAGTACATTATCCATGTCCTAGGGTCTAGCACATATTGAGAATTGTTCAATTCCATGATTATCATGCAAAGTATGGATACGACCTGAAGTGCAGTGTAATCGACactggattttttaaaaatgatgcaTGACTCCCTTGCATGTCAGTAATAAAGAATTCAATGTCTCTTATTTCACTTTTCACCACTGGAATGTATGCAAGTTGATCAAAGTGGTAGTATTCAGTTTGAGAGCAGCAACATATTCGCTTCAATAAGGGTTGTTTGTTACCATCGACTATTACATCACCGCATatgtttgcatatatatatagatcatTATTTGATGATAATTTAATATCAACTAATGcgactttccattttgatttCATCACTATTGGCGTCTGAAGATATGTACGGAATTTGTGTGGTCTGTTATGTGGGTAAATGTCTAAATTTTTGTTACTGTTAATGACCATGTAAAAGCTCATTTTATATGTCAACAATATCTCTCTCAGGAATCCACTGACAAAAACGTTTATCCCAATCCTGGAATTTTACATAACCCTCACGTTGACCATTCCGCCTTCGCCATTTAAGCACTTTCTCAACAAACCACAATGCGTCAGCCTCCTTTTTCACACGCTGCAACTCTGTATAATTGAAATTGCCTACAACTTCCTTGTCCAAAAAATCTTGTACTTTATAAAAGATTTTCCCATGTATTAGAAATCgtctatatattttaaatatttcggaGGTCCACTGTTGCTGATAAGCTCTTTGAAACGGTTTCTTCAAATGGCTCAGTCTTACCATgtcattgattttaaaatgaaactgtTTCCCTCTTTTACGTTGTACTTTTaatgtttctttcttttctcTGATTCG
The nucleotide sequence above comes from Mytilus trossulus isolate FHL-02 chromosome 5, PNRI_Mtr1.1.1.hap1, whole genome shotgun sequence. Encoded proteins:
- the LOC134717852 gene encoding uncharacterized protein F54H12.2-like — encoded protein: MAKINPETFHELQPSQLSLFNLPGHQTAVTRITYEHIRPAATFTKTSPIEFHISGGTEYLDLSKSTMHVRLRLKRGDGTIADSSDVNCGPVNYVLHALFNQIDVLIQNKIVTSSTGFYPYKAYMQTLLKYGKEAKESQLSSQLWIDDHQGTLDDADCNTGSNLGLYRRTAYIKNGKTVDLEGNIFHPLFSMNRYILNQVGVTVKFYRSRPEFYLMSVDEDADYYLEIEDMYLSIAKIHVHPGIVYGHDSILRTVNAKYPIVQNDVRTISLPAGQISFNFNNIFQNNRPNKVLIAFTGSQNIAGDYSLCPWTFKHCHLSEINLKVEGVPVSGNPVRVKFDSSSGESSIVAFRNLFEVAGKTLQDCGNGLNRDSFSEGYALYAFQLEPIFEGLDYLTLKRNERVNLECTFDSPLTEPTTIIIYSEFSGYFEITQTRDIIIQE